In Erpetoichthys calabaricus chromosome 2, fErpCal1.3, whole genome shotgun sequence, a genomic segment contains:
- the npy4r gene encoding neuropeptide Y receptor type 4 encodes MNRSRPNHLEENFSLPNRSPIFNSSRHEFPPFMDEPCKSSTGLTFALVVLYCMVTIVGLVGNICLICVIVKQKEKANVTNILIANLSFSDIMVCAFCLPFTVVYTLMDYWIFGDVLCKMMPFIQCMSVTVSILSLVLIALERHQLIINPAGWKPTVPQAYFAVVLIWMLACFISLPFLAFHILTDEPYKKLSPLMASLADKAVCTENWPSHKHKLIYTTSLLIFQYCAPLIFILVCYLRVYFRLQKRKDMLDRTCEENRRMTHSKRINVMLVSLVTAFAVCWLPLNTFNAVADWNYEAVMYCHHDLVFSLCHLMAMVSTCVNPIIYGFLNNNFKKEVKSVVFHCKCHPLEEDYEHFPLSTMHTEISKTSLRLSCRNNSV; translated from the coding sequence ATGAACAGGAGCAGACCGAACCACCTGGAGGAAAACTTTTCACTTCCAAACCGTTCCCCCATCTTTAACAGCAGCAGGCACGAGTTTCCACCTTTCATGGATGAGCCGTGTAAGAGCTCAACGGGTCTCACTTTTGCTCTGGTGGTCCTGTATTGCATGGTCACCATTGTGGGGCTGGTTGGCAACATCTGCCTGATCTGTGTGATTGTCAAGCAGAAAGAAAAGGCAAACGTCACCAATATCTTGATTGCCAACCTCTCCTTCTCTGACATCATGGTCTGCGCCTTCTGTCTGCCTTTCACTGTGGTTTACACACTAATGGATTATTGGATCTTTGGGGATGTTTTGTGCAAAATGATGCCCTTTATCCAGTGCATGTCAGTGACGGTCTCCATCCTGTCCCTTGTCTTAATTGCTCTTGAGAGACACCAATTGATCATCAACCCTGCAGGCTGGAAGCCCACTGTGCCACAAGCGTATTTTGCCGTGGTCCTCATTTGGATGCTTGCTTGTTTCATCTCGCTGCCATTCTTGGCATTCCACATTTTGACCGATGAGCCCTATAAGAAGTTGAGTCCCTTAATGGCGTCCCTAGCAGACAAGGCAGTCTGCACAGAGAACTGGCCCTCTCACAAGCACAAGCTGATCTACACCACGTCCCTTCTCATTTTTCAGTATTGCGCCCCTCTCATTTTCATTCTTGTCTGCTACCTGAGGGTCTACTTCCGCTTGCAGAAGAGGAAGGACATGCTGGACCGGACGTGCGAGGAGAACCGAAGGATGACCCATAGCAAGAGGATCAACGTCATGCTGGTTTCACTGGTCACCGCCTTTGCTGTCTGCTGGCTGCCACTGAACACATTTAATGCAGTGGCCGACTGGAATTATGAGGCTGTGATGTACTGTCACCATGACCTTGTCTTTTCCTTGTGCCACCTGATGGCCATGGTGTCCACCTGTGTTAATCCAATCATTTATGGCTTTTTGAACAACAACTTTAAAAAGGAGGTGAAATCCGTGGTGTTTCACTGCAAATGCCACCCACTGGAGGAGGATTATGAGCATTTTCCTCTTTCCACTATGCACACGGAAATATCAAAGACATCACTGCGACTGAGCTGCAGGAACAACTCTGTATAG